The DNA window agtcgaactttcgtaCTCCTGGTCaactcaatgtttttattctcgcagacaagtctggtgccgatttatcgaccccggagggatgaaaggtttagtCGGTACTAagacgatttcgaaccatcgaccgtgtggcctGCGCCACCCCGGCCCTGATACATAGGTTACTGGATACAAGCGAAGAAACCTCTAATTACTTAGTTGCTTAAGGAATCTATTAACTGCTTTCTCAAATACTGAAAGTAGGAGCGGGTATTTCTTTGCACATAATTGGGCAGTCTGAGTGCGACTCTTACTCAACGGGAATTCCGGGGTCAATATAATTCAGGACGTCGCACCCACGTTCCAACTCGCCACGCGACCATGGGTTGAGAATTTCTAGAAGACGGATTCTACTCTAAAGGTGAAAATCCATGTTGTGGGAAAGTTTAGCCGTTGGACAAcaatcaccattttttttgtaaaatgactTCACAACAAATGCACATTGTGAATCGCGCCATTGGTCCGTAATTACTAAATAGGGAGTAGTAATGTCCTGAAGGATGCCAACCTGTCTACCAACCGCTCACGGTAGTCACTGCTACATTTTAAATTTCCCGTTTCCCTTGGCCACTCTGTACTTGTGATCCGCATCTTCGACTGTATCTTTTCGTGGTGAGAACCCAGTGGTGCAGTAGTCAATTTCGTAACATTGCTGTCTGACATCGGCAGTTCCACCGTACGTTGTgccgttttcacccgactgtACTCGCCAAAAAGGTTGTACAGCATTTTTGTTCCAGTTCAACTTCACTTCATCGCTTCGTATCGTCTGTTGAtgatcttttttgttcttgtaaaTATTTCTGGTGCTTAATCCGGAACGTATCATGAGTGCTAGGATTCAGGTTATGAATAAAGCGAATAACGTCATTTTAAATCAAACTCCTAACTCTTTTAGCTGCAAAATACACGTTTAAGAAACCCTTTTGTATATTTATGGTGGAGAATACGAGCAAAGCTCACAGTTTGTTAAAATTATCCTAGCATGAACGAAGCACCTTCTGGAATTCATGGACACCTAATCGACAAACTCAACACTTTTTGCGTCCGGAGAGCTCTAAAGCGAAGAGGCCTCTGTCGGATTAGAAAAGTGCTAACTCTGGAATCCATAGATTATCCTCCATTGGTGATTTCGAATAATCTAACGGAGTTAATAAGCGTAAGATACCtggaagaaaagtttttttttcgattttttaaaaaaacttctctaCATTTATTAACGCATGAGATTTTGAAGAGGGAGAAAAAATTTGCGTGAAATTTTTGCGAGGCAAACTTTTATTGATATCTACCCACTATAGCAGGAACATAAACATCAACATGGTCCAGAAATCCAAGAACGGTGAgtttatttgtcatttttagtTATTTCTATCCACTCTATTTACAGGCAGGtaaatatagaaaaagagTAAATGAAACATGAATCATTGAATTAAAGGCAAAGGTAATACATCCGTCAAAATAATGattaaaatacatttttttttgtggaatggAACAATAAATGAGgagaaacgaataaaaacaatGCTGAGGAATGCGCCATACGAATAATTTGTCTTTTATGGATTTGAAAAAGGCATTcatctttaaagaaaaaaaaacatccagaaGGCATTAGTGATTGGTTTTACATACAGTGAGCGACATGAACATTTGGGACGAGGTCCCATCCGATAATTTGTTCGATGATCAATGATGTTTAAAAGCGTAACACACGACTCCGTTATTCTCAGTTTGACAGTACATTTCACCTCGGGACACATATGTGAAATCTTCCTTCGAACAAATGACGGAGAAGTATCCTTAAATGACAAAGTGGATTTATTTTaggaaacgtttttttctggaatcttggaattttttaatggatttacCTCCAAATTTCTCCTCTGCAATTCGTTGTATAAGACGTTTGGCTAACGATGGTGTTTTGTGTGAAACcttgaaaaaacaattttcaaagtttttttccccaaagaTCCCAAtaatttgtctttttcttgaaatggaagaaatttcctAGCTAAGCTTCTTTCAACGCTTACCTTGTCCATGACTTCTTTAAGTTCCTTGTTTGTGCAGCGTGGATCTTTAGCGACCTCCGTCCTGcccttttcagtttttgaatCCATTCCGTTCAATTGTACGGTTTTTGCTGACTTTGCaaagaactgaagaaaatcttgattttttttttatttccatgatTCCTCTGCTACAAGTACGGATGTGACAGTAGGAGTCTGAAGAGATTGAGGTAGTGGCTGCGACACAAGTCGAAGCGGCGGGAGGGTCCCGTCGCGCACCTCGGCTGCTGTACTTACTGTGCGAAGTGGTCGAAGTCTACCTAGGGGCGGTGCCCGGAACTTATCCTCAAGCTACGATTCTGAAACCTGAAGCCCTCAAAAAGCCTTTACCCCACGGCCTCCGCACATACATATAGCTCCCATACATGTAGAGGATGTGGGCcaataaatttcttatttctttcaataaatttcttattttatttccaataaaTAATTGTCCATGCAACCTTCTCTGGATACTCGGACTGTCGAGATCTGTCtaataaaaacgaaatggCTAGCTAACCCTTCTAACTCCGTGTCCACAAGGCGCAGAACATCGACCACAACAATCGTTGACCGGGGCGTTATAGCGTGGAGGTTGAATCAAAGCTGAAACTCTCAATCTAGAAAGAAGGATTTGAAGGATCTCGGTTAAAGGCTCGTATTTtgatgttagttttttttttcgtgaggaTTCGATgtttacttccaaaaaaaaaagacgaactCGGCAACGGCTGTGGAGGAGGTGGCGGATGAGTGGCGTACGTAGGTGTGTACGGTATCATATAGCCTCGTGGCATGTACGGTGCAGGACGATAGTACTGTGGTGTCATAGCGCCGCATCCTTAAATTATTTGAGGtaagaagaaaagttgaatGTTTCCTAAATCTGGTTGTAAAATTCATAAAAGGACATTTTAGGGAAATTTCAGCTAAGAATATTcattaaataatatattaataaataaagtaggGTACGACATCAGAAATACGtagttttttcgtttcttttcgttctccACTATCTACTCTCATCcggaaatatgaaaatttttgtcgTACCCTAACGCTTTATCCTGGCCAAATGACTAAAATCCACATTATCGTCACCGATGTGATTAAGAAAGGGAATAAGAGACCAGATAGATTAATTTTTGCGCgtttttcttcccaagaaaatATCCTTACCGGCTTGTGGTAACGGTTGAGGTCTATAAGCTACTTGGCGTGGTACGTATGGTTGATAGACGGCCGTCTCTCGGATGTACGTGGACGCGGGTGAAGCCGTGGGACTCTGAGTAcagtaattttgaagaattacgATATTTCGGTATTATAATATttctcatatatttttttaaaaccagaATTGCTAATTTATTGCCATACTACCAACTTAtcacttcttattttgtttatgttgtttcttttcgttattattgttattgtttgttatttgctatttacaagaaaaaaaaaacactttagaTGGATAAGATaagaaaagatagaagaaGATAGATTGGAtagaaaaacaaccaaaaattccaaaaagtaggtatttttaagaattgtaaatttttta is part of the Necator americanus strain Aroian chromosome V, whole genome shotgun sequence genome and encodes:
- a CDS encoding hypothetical protein (NECATOR_CHRV.G20905.T1), translating into MIRSGLSTRNIYKNKKDHQQTIRSDEVKLNWNKNAVQPFWRVQSGENGTTYGGTADVRQQCYEIDYCTTGFSPRKDTVEDADHKYRVAKGNGKFKM
- a CDS encoding hypothetical protein (NECATOR_CHRV.G20906.T1), with the translated sequence MSSKTMGIFLITIVTLITRVEAQCGYQSRCGGYQAQYMQHMVQPQQFVQPLPQPVIQPQPIDYYYRTANTYTQPPAEVVAGVEKEITTASIAAPKSVEYEDIDKKIGEFKTTLSEESASAVESPTASPASTYIRETAVYQPYVPRQVAYRPQPLPQAGCGAMTPQYYRPAPYMPRGYMIPYTPTYATHPPPPPQPLPTLIQPPRYNAPVNDCCGRCSAPCGHGVRRFFAKSAKTVQLNGMDSKTEKGRTEVAKDPRCTNKELKEVMDKVSHKTPSLAKRLIQRIAEEKFGGYFSVICSKEDFTYVSRGEMYCQTENNGVVCYAFKHH